A genome region from Haliotis asinina isolate JCU_RB_2024 chromosome 11, JCU_Hal_asi_v2, whole genome shotgun sequence includes the following:
- the LOC137256528 gene encoding probable G-protein coupled receptor B0563.6, producing MASIEGADNQSLFKQNNTGDWNVIEKFAFNLETVYLWIILAIGFPGNCATIVTVVKMCPARSLTVYITILAIVDNLAIVDKLLMFVLLDHGVHVGQFGCKTLGYFGNLLSTFANWLLVAISVERFVAVWFPFKLGQSWTFKKSIIAVLVLALPLIALFLHLFWIMRFVDDKEQGMVYCAIHEEYKYFMMHVWYWINVLMYAAIPCTLLILFNILIIVGIVKSRKVQKRLSGNKDDNSSIDRLRQVTIMLVAAAISLVLLTTPRCVMLILTPYWNPPEKTMEGSVEYLLDTIAFVLCDFNHAINFYVYSMSAKRFRRQFLDIFPCRKHQTTPPKTQYVSLSTRQSLHQNSESPYKK from the coding sequence ATGGCATCGATAGAAGGAGCAGACAATCAATCATTATTCAAGCAGAACAACACTGGCGATTGGAACGTCATTGAAAAGTTTGCTTTCAATCTGGAAACGGTCTATTTATGGATTATACTTGCAATCGGATTCCCTGGAAATTGTGCTACTATTGTCACCGTTGTGAAAATGTGCCCAGCCAGATCCCTTACTGTGTATATTACCATCTTGGCAATAGTTGATAACCTGGCCATTGTTGACAAACTTCTGATGTTTGTTCTACTGGACCATGGCGttcacgttggtcagtttggaTGCAAAACACTTGGATACTTCGGGAACCTCCTCAGCACTTTTGCTAATTGGTTGTTGGTTGCAATATCAGTTGAAAGATTTGTTGCTGTGTGGTTTCCAtttaaacttggacaaagttgGACGTTTAAAAAATCCATTATAGCCGTTTTGGTTTTGGCATTGCCCCTCATTGCCTTATTTCTTCATTTGTTCTGGATTATGAGATTCGTGGACGACAAGGAACAAGGAATGGTATATTGTGCCATTCATGaagaatataaatatttcatgatgcaCGTGTGGTACTGGATAAACGTGCTCATGTACGCAGCTATCCCTTGCACATTGTTGATCCTGTTCAACATTCTGATCATCGTGGGCATTGTGAAATCAAGAAAAGTCCAAAAGCGTCTCAGTGGTAACAAGGATGACAACTCCAGCATTGATCGATTACGTCAAGTGACGATAATGTTAGTCGCTGCAGCTATTTCCTTGGTGTTATTGACAACACCCCGATGTGTGATGCTAATTTTGACCCCCTATTGGAATCCTCCCGAGAAAACAATGGAGGGCTCTGTCGAATATCTACTTGACACGATTGCATTTGTCTTGTGTGATTTTAATCATGCAATCAATTTTTATGTGTATTCAATGAGTGCGAAGCGATTTCGACGTCAGTTTCTAGATATATTTCCATGCAGAAAGCACCAAACAACACCACCAAAAACGCAATATGTTTCTCTTTCAACACGACAGTCGTTGCATCAGAATTCAGAGAGCCCGTATAAGAAGTGA